A single window of Syntrophotalea acetylenica DNA harbors:
- the aspS gene encoding aspartate--tRNA ligase, which produces MIDILGDWKKSHFCGDLRAADIGKEVCLMGWVQRRRDHGGLIFIDLRDRQGIAQLALDPDRDPEAHAKAEKVRSEYVVAVRGIVSARPEGTVNPKMATGEVEVEVKELRVLNSSETPPFMIEDHADVAENIRLKHRYIDLRRPGLQSNLMLRHKVAQIVRTYLNDNGFIEIETPVLTKSTPEGARDYLVPSRVNPGMFYALPQSPQLFKQLLMVSGFDRYYQIVKCFRDEDLRADRQPEFTQIDCELSFVDRQDIMTIMEGMIARVFRDTLGIELPLPMPRITYTEAMARFGVDNPDMRFGLELVEISNIVKDCGFKVFAEAVKKGGIVKLLNARECASFSRKELDDLTEFVKIYGAKGLAYVKVQEDGSWQSPITKFFTDKEIALIDEAADAKPGDLLLFAADTCKVANESLGRLRGLLGQKLGLARKDDFRFVWVTDFPLLEWDGETRRHVAVHHPFTAPLDEDVALLDGDPGSARAKAYDLVLNGSEIGGGSIRIHNREIQNKMFSLMGITAEEAEEKFGFLLNALSYGAPPHGGIAFGLDRLMMILTGSESIRDVIAFPKTQKATCLLSEAPGAVDDKQLRELSIRRAARTN; this is translated from the coding sequence TTGATCGACATTCTGGGTGATTGGAAAAAAAGCCATTTCTGCGGCGATCTCCGTGCCGCCGACATTGGCAAGGAAGTCTGCCTCATGGGCTGGGTGCAGCGTCGTCGCGACCATGGAGGCCTGATCTTTATCGACCTGCGCGACCGCCAGGGAATCGCCCAGCTGGCTCTCGATCCCGACCGCGATCCGGAGGCTCACGCCAAGGCGGAAAAAGTGCGCAGCGAATATGTGGTCGCGGTCCGCGGCATCGTGTCCGCACGTCCCGAAGGCACCGTGAACCCCAAGATGGCTACCGGCGAGGTCGAAGTGGAGGTCAAGGAACTGCGGGTTCTCAACAGTTCCGAAACGCCGCCTTTCATGATCGAGGACCATGCCGACGTCGCGGAAAACATCCGCCTCAAGCATCGATACATCGACCTGCGACGCCCCGGCCTGCAATCCAATCTGATGTTGCGTCACAAAGTGGCGCAGATCGTGCGCACCTATCTCAACGATAATGGATTCATCGAGATTGAAACCCCGGTTTTGACGAAAAGCACGCCGGAGGGCGCCCGCGACTATCTGGTGCCGAGCCGGGTGAACCCCGGTATGTTTTACGCCTTGCCGCAATCGCCCCAGTTGTTCAAGCAGCTGCTTATGGTGTCCGGTTTCGACCGCTACTACCAGATTGTCAAATGCTTTCGCGATGAAGACCTGCGCGCCGATCGGCAGCCCGAATTCACCCAGATCGACTGCGAATTGAGCTTCGTCGACCGGCAGGATATCATGACCATCATGGAGGGCATGATCGCCAGGGTGTTCCGCGATACGCTTGGCATCGAACTGCCGCTGCCGATGCCCCGCATCACCTACACCGAAGCCATGGCCCGTTTCGGGGTCGACAATCCGGACATGCGTTTTGGCCTGGAACTGGTCGAGATCTCCAACATCGTCAAGGACTGCGGTTTCAAGGTCTTCGCCGAGGCGGTGAAAAAAGGCGGCATTGTCAAACTGCTCAACGCCAGGGAGTGTGCATCCTTCTCCCGCAAGGAACTCGACGATCTGACCGAGTTTGTCAAAATTTACGGCGCAAAAGGGCTTGCCTACGTCAAGGTCCAGGAAGACGGCTCCTGGCAGTCTCCCATCACCAAATTTTTTACCGACAAGGAAATCGCGCTCATCGATGAGGCCGCCGACGCGAAACCGGGCGACCTGTTGCTGTTTGCCGCCGACACCTGCAAAGTGGCCAATGAATCCCTGGGGCGTCTGCGTGGCCTGCTCGGGCAGAAACTGGGGCTGGCCCGCAAGGATGACTTCCGTTTTGTCTGGGTCACCGACTTTCCGCTGCTCGAATGGGACGGCGAAACCCGCCGTCACGTGGCGGTGCATCATCCCTTCACCGCTCCTTTGGATGAAGATGTCGCGCTGCTCGACGGCGATCCCGGCAGCGCGCGGGCCAAGGCCTACGATCTGGTCCTGAACGGATCGGAAATCGGTGGCGGAAGTATTCGTATCCACAACCGGGAAATACAGAACAAAATGTTCTCCCTGATGGGGATTACCGCCGAGGAAGCCGAGGAAAAATTCGGGTTTCTGCTCAATGCCCTGAGTTACGGCGCACCGCCCCACGGCGGCATCGCTTTTGGCCTCGACCGCCTGATGATGATCCTGACCGGCTCGGAATCCATCCGGGACGTTATCGCTTTTCCCAAAACCCAGAAAGCCACCTGCCTGCTGTCGGAAGCGCCCGGCGCAGTGGATGACAAGCAGCTGCGGGAGCTTTCCATCCGGCGCGCGGCACGCACAAATTAG
- a CDS encoding diguanylate cyclase, whose amino-acid sequence MKSSTILVVDDELFFRRLYASLLSENGYQVESAASGKEALSRLGKGHIDIVLADLVMPEMDGMQILDHCRKLNNPPDVILVTGHASVESAIQAIKSGARDYLVKPFDPAELLHVVRACLEQRHLLDENSVLKAQIRLYQRGQQLAAQLDLDRLFEDALSAILQEAGSGRGLACLLDSDDSPQLISTRKLQETEAMALMAAAQPLLANGNKLHIVSCADLPPLPQLPPALQSVAVFPMQSPYGFGGALIFCNPEEGDFAPGMSRENLSFLLEQTALGFENACRFKTARDLIFIDDLTGLHNYRYLQMILDQEILRAERYGLEFSLVFIDLDFFKEINDTLGHLAGSHALKEVARILRQCVRESDILFRYGGDEFTGFLVETGSEGAAVVAERIRQCIQNHTFFAESDTPAKITATVGYATYPCDAGSKKELIHLADKAMYEGKKCRNAVRGAWQLAETEDPPVDPE is encoded by the coding sequence ATGAAATCCTCCACCATTCTGGTTGTCGATGACGAGCTGTTTTTCCGCCGTCTCTATGCCAGCCTTCTCAGCGAAAATGGTTACCAGGTGGAATCCGCCGCGTCCGGAAAAGAGGCTCTGTCCCGCCTTGGCAAGGGGCATATCGACATTGTGCTCGCCGATCTGGTCATGCCCGAAATGGATGGCATGCAGATTCTCGACCACTGTCGCAAACTCAACAACCCTCCGGATGTCATCCTGGTTACCGGCCATGCTTCGGTCGAATCGGCCATTCAGGCCATCAAAAGCGGCGCGCGAGACTATCTGGTAAAGCCCTTCGACCCGGCCGAACTGCTGCATGTGGTCCGCGCCTGTCTCGAACAGCGACACCTGCTTGACGAAAACAGCGTCCTCAAGGCACAGATCCGGCTTTATCAGCGGGGGCAGCAACTGGCCGCGCAGCTCGACCTCGACCGGCTGTTCGAGGATGCCCTGTCCGCCATCCTTCAGGAAGCCGGCAGCGGTCGCGGCCTGGCCTGCCTCCTGGACAGCGACGACAGCCCCCAGCTCATCAGTACCCGGAAATTGCAGGAGACCGAAGCCATGGCCCTCATGGCGGCCGCGCAGCCATTGCTGGCCAACGGCAACAAACTGCACATCGTCTCCTGTGCCGATCTGCCGCCGTTGCCGCAACTGCCACCGGCGCTGCAATCCGTCGCCGTCTTCCCCATGCAGTCCCCCTACGGATTCGGCGGAGCCCTGATCTTCTGTAATCCCGAAGAAGGGGATTTCGCCCCCGGAATGTCCCGGGAAAACCTCTCCTTTCTGCTGGAACAGACGGCGCTTGGATTCGAAAACGCCTGCCGTTTCAAAACCGCGCGGGATCTTATCTTCATCGATGACCTGACCGGTCTGCACAACTATCGCTACCTGCAGATGATCCTGGATCAGGAAATCCTGCGAGCGGAGCGCTACGGGCTGGAATTTTCGCTGGTTTTCATCGATCTTGACTTTTTCAAGGAAATCAACGATACCCTCGGACATCTCGCCGGCAGCCATGCTCTCAAGGAAGTCGCCCGGATTTTGCGGCAGTGTGTCCGTGAATCGGACATCCTGTTTCGCTACGGTGGCGATGAATTTACCGGCTTTCTGGTCGAAACGGGCAGCGAAGGGGCAGCGGTGGTGGCCGAACGTATCCGCCAGTGCATCCAGAATCATACCTTCTTCGCTGAAAGCGACACCCCCGCAAAGATTACCGCGACCGTGGGCTATGCCACCTACCCCTGTGACGCCGGCAGTAAAAAGGAACTCATTCACCTGGCCGATAAAGCCATGTACGAGGGTAAAAAGTGCCGCAATGCGGTGAGGGGAGCCTGGCAACTGGCGGAAACGGAGGATCCCCCGGTCGACCCGGAATGA
- a CDS encoding HDOD domain-containing protein, with protein MRNNSLTTESFTEWTESDPELACALAAVAELPAMTDIVSDFLVTIEDPDWTAKSVAQVISRDPVVAASILKAANSAYYSFQRQISNLEGAIAVLGLSTIKSLVLAAGVKSMNKRFGLIEKLLLEDAIGCALCAREIARKTRCYDPEEAFLGGLLRHIGKIAMNNLDTEKYSQLVQDVYNGEGDLATLERQHFPYSHAAIGAALLHHWNLSPQLVACVLYHNIPAPPEKIGEQARILTNLVNLGGLFCTRLGFGQRTPMPELQPAASPCAATLDLEQEDSDDILEKIPEAFRQACESFMGHH; from the coding sequence ATGCGCAATAACTCATTGACCACCGAATCTTTCACCGAATGGACGGAATCCGATCCGGAGCTGGCCTGCGCCCTTGCCGCCGTAGCGGAGCTTCCCGCCATGACCGATATCGTCAGTGATTTTCTGGTCACCATCGAGGACCCCGACTGGACCGCCAAAAGCGTGGCGCAGGTCATTTCCCGGGATCCGGTGGTGGCCGCCAGCATCCTCAAGGCCGCCAACAGCGCCTACTACAGTTTCCAGCGCCAGATCAGCAATCTGGAAGGTGCGATTGCGGTTCTGGGCCTGTCCACCATCAAGAGCCTGGTGCTGGCTGCAGGTGTCAAAAGCATGAACAAGCGCTTTGGCCTGATCGAAAAACTGCTGCTCGAAGATGCCATCGGCTGCGCGCTCTGCGCGCGGGAAATCGCCCGGAAAACCCGTTGCTACGATCCCGAGGAAGCGTTCCTCGGCGGTTTGCTGCGGCATATCGGCAAAATCGCCATGAACAACCTGGATACGGAGAAATATTCCCAGCTTGTTCAGGATGTCTACAACGGCGAAGGCGACCTGGCTACCCTGGAACGCCAGCATTTTCCCTACAGCCATGCCGCCATTGGCGCCGCCCTGTTGCATCACTGGAATCTGTCGCCGCAACTGGTCGCCTGCGTCCTTTATCACAACATTCCCGCCCCCCCTGAAAAAATCGGCGAACAGGCCCGCATCCTCACCAACCTTGTCAACCTTGGCGGCCTGTTCTGCACACGCCTCGGCTTCGGTCAACGCACACCGATGCCGGAACTGCAACCTGCCGCATCCCCCTGCGCGGCAACTCTGGATCTGGAGCAGGAAGATAGCGACGACATCCTCGAGAAGATTCCCGAGGCGTTCCGACAGGCCTGTGAATCGTTCATGGGACACCACTGA
- the hisS gene encoding histidine--tRNA ligase — protein MNDILPGEVETWQFLESEAHRIFQLYGFAEVRVPVVEKTELFCRSIGETTDIVEKEMYTFSDRSDNSLTLRPEGTAPVMRAFIEHKLHTLDPLSRLYYMGPMFRYERPQKGRYRQFHQIGVEAIGVDDPMMDAQILAMLDHYFEAVDIRNVELHINSLGCKQCRPRYRETLTGYLESRLRSLCADCQRRYLTNPLRVLDCKVPACQEATVDAPSVLDLLCDDCDTHFRQLQAHLHKLGIVFTINARMVRGLDYYTKTTFEMVTNQLGSQNAVAAGGRYDGLIQDLGGPALPGIGFAMGVERLVLMKGDQRIAPPRPQVFLAALGDAATDEAFALMTRLQRLGLRAEMAFAGKSLKAQMRRAGKLGARFVLILGDEELASGQAQLRDMDDGSQTPIALEGIGQALAARCLAGPATGSR, from the coding sequence ATGAACGATATCCTGCCAGGCGAAGTCGAAACCTGGCAGTTTCTTGAAAGCGAAGCCCACCGCATCTTCCAGTTGTACGGCTTTGCCGAGGTGCGGGTGCCGGTGGTGGAAAAAACCGAACTGTTCTGCCGCTCCATCGGTGAAACCACCGATATCGTGGAAAAGGAGATGTACACCTTCAGCGATCGCAGCGACAACTCCCTGACCCTGCGGCCGGAAGGCACGGCTCCGGTCATGCGCGCCTTCATCGAACATAAACTGCACACGCTGGATCCCCTATCCAGGCTCTATTACATGGGGCCCATGTTTCGTTACGAACGCCCCCAGAAGGGACGCTACCGCCAGTTCCACCAGATCGGCGTGGAGGCTATCGGCGTTGACGACCCCATGATGGACGCCCAGATCCTGGCCATGCTCGACCACTATTTCGAAGCGGTCGACATCCGCAATGTCGAACTGCATATCAACTCTCTGGGCTGCAAGCAGTGCCGTCCCCGCTACCGGGAAACCCTCACCGGCTACCTGGAAAGCCGCCTGCGGAGCCTGTGCGCGGACTGCCAGCGGCGCTACCTGACCAACCCGCTGCGGGTGCTTGACTGCAAGGTTCCAGCCTGTCAGGAAGCTACGGTCGATGCGCCGTCGGTACTGGATCTTCTGTGCGACGACTGCGACACCCATTTCCGCCAGCTTCAGGCCCATCTGCACAAGCTCGGCATTGTTTTCACCATCAATGCCCGCATGGTCCGCGGCCTCGACTATTACACCAAAACCACCTTCGAGATGGTCACCAATCAGCTCGGATCACAGAATGCCGTGGCTGCCGGCGGGCGCTATGACGGGCTGATCCAGGATCTGGGCGGCCCGGCCCTGCCAGGCATCGGTTTTGCCATGGGCGTCGAAAGGCTGGTCCTGATGAAGGGCGATCAGCGCATCGCGCCACCCCGTCCACAGGTTTTTCTGGCCGCCCTGGGCGATGCCGCAACCGACGAGGCCTTCGCTCTCATGACCCGCCTGCAGCGGCTTGGACTGCGCGCCGAAATGGCCTTTGCCGGCAAGAGTCTCAAGGCGCAGATGCGCCGCGCGGGCAAACTGGGCGCCCGCTTTGTCCTGATTTTGGGCGATGAGGAACTGGCTTCGGGCCAGGCGCAACTTCGTGACATGGACGACGGCAGCCAGACGCCCATTGCCCTGGAGGGCATCGGGCAGGCCCTTGCGGCCCGCTGCCTTGCCGGGCCCGCAACGGGCAGCCGATAA
- a CDS encoding DNA internalization-related competence protein ComEC/Rec2: MNLALVTTAYITGLLLALAVPAPAWHPALAAALALAGVILRRARGAACLLLIALAALGYSNFHLQQTPAIAGRSLLSLTEHRWHTFYGRLWRMNPGPDGGERLDLRVHHVVQGHAPVPVNGNLRLYLETSRRRFCPGDELAVRLRPRRPRRFGTPGEFNYPRHLASEAIQATAFLPQDDGIVVIKKARPGFSRTLRQTVADLIDHSISDRDKANLAKALVIGDKDRMTSEQRQRLAHLGLAHLFSISGFHLGLVAMFGYLALLPVMRRSETLLLAIPPRRLLPALLIPWLWCYLHITGQALPTTRAWLAAVAVIALCWLRRFCHPLRVALAVAVAILAATPMALIAPSFQLSFAGVFGILILVPRWSRHLSVLPCWPRRILQVPLVTLAATISTAPLVLWHFHLLAPAGLLTNLWAGPIIGGLAIPAGLAGLVLTPLWPAGAAGCFGLIAELLDRILDWSEKVLALPLMAPRQLYLPTVTLVLAGMLVIALMVPRRKWRWGAVALLGLALLVQPSPQPGHLRVIALSVGQGDALLVTDSAGQHYLVDGGGQAHGHFDPGERLVAPALGRFGVRELAAVILTHDHPDHRNGLLHIARHFRIKEFWCGSSASALWPPLRRQLAARNIPVRTFAPGWTPVAAARKTTIAVFAPPDDDLGENDRSLVFYARENRNGVLLTGDLEQAGVAHLLNATPKLPVTLLKLPHHGSRNGSVDQLLTHFTPCCVFASLGANNVFGFPHQETLQSVKRAGLSLWRTDLHGTLIFDLENRSWRVRSWQDGLFR, encoded by the coding sequence ATGAACCTCGCCCTTGTCACGACTGCCTATATTACCGGCTTGCTGCTGGCCCTGGCGGTGCCGGCCCCGGCATGGCATCCGGCTCTGGCCGCAGCCCTGGCCCTCGCCGGCGTGATTCTGCGCCGCGCCCGTGGCGCCGCCTGCCTGTTGCTGATCGCCCTGGCGGCACTCGGCTATTCCAATTTTCACCTGCAGCAAACACCCGCCATTGCCGGGCGCTCGCTTTTATCCCTGACGGAACACCGCTGGCATACCTTTTACGGCCGGCTGTGGCGCATGAATCCTGGCCCGGATGGCGGAGAGCGGCTTGATCTGCGCGTACATCACGTTGTGCAAGGGCACGCTCCGGTACCCGTCAACGGCAATCTGAGACTCTATCTCGAAACCTCCAGGCGGCGTTTCTGCCCGGGCGACGAGCTGGCGGTGCGCCTGCGTCCGCGACGGCCGCGCCGGTTCGGAACCCCCGGTGAATTCAATTACCCGCGGCATCTGGCCTCCGAAGCCATACAGGCAACCGCGTTCCTGCCACAGGACGATGGCATCGTGGTCATCAAGAAGGCCCGCCCCGGGTTTTCCCGCACCCTTCGCCAGACCGTTGCCGACCTCATCGATCACTCAATATCCGACCGCGACAAAGCCAACCTGGCAAAGGCTCTGGTGATCGGCGACAAAGACAGGATGACTTCTGAGCAGCGGCAGCGACTGGCCCACCTGGGACTGGCGCACCTGTTTTCCATTTCCGGATTCCACCTGGGTCTGGTCGCCATGTTCGGATACCTGGCCTTGCTGCCCGTAATGCGCCGCAGCGAGACGCTGTTGCTGGCCATCCCGCCACGCCGCCTGCTGCCGGCCCTGCTGATTCCATGGTTGTGGTGCTATCTGCACATCACCGGGCAGGCCCTGCCGACCACCCGGGCCTGGCTGGCAGCCGTCGCCGTGATCGCTTTGTGCTGGCTGCGCCGTTTCTGCCATCCGCTTCGCGTGGCTTTAGCCGTCGCCGTCGCCATTCTTGCGGCAACCCCCATGGCCCTGATAGCACCTTCCTTCCAGCTGTCTTTCGCGGGGGTTTTCGGCATTCTGATCCTGGTGCCGCGCTGGAGCCGCCACCTGAGCGTACTGCCCTGCTGGCCACGCCGGATATTGCAGGTGCCACTGGTTACCCTGGCCGCCACCATCAGCACCGCGCCTTTGGTTTTGTGGCACTTTCACCTGCTGGCTCCAGCCGGTCTGCTGACCAACCTGTGGGCCGGACCGATCATCGGCGGGCTGGCGATCCCCGCGGGACTGGCCGGTCTGGTGCTGACGCCGCTGTGGCCGGCGGGAGCCGCGGGCTGTTTTGGTTTAATTGCCGAATTGCTGGACCGGATACTGGACTGGTCGGAAAAAGTGCTTGCGCTGCCCCTGATGGCTCCGCGGCAACTCTACCTGCCGACGGTTACCCTGGTGCTTGCCGGCATGCTGGTTATCGCGCTGATGGTGCCCCGCCGGAAATGGCGCTGGGGGGCTGTTGCGCTGCTGGGGCTGGCCCTGTTAGTCCAGCCGTCGCCACAGCCGGGGCACCTGCGCGTCATTGCCCTGAGCGTCGGCCAGGGCGACGCCCTGCTGGTAACCGACAGCGCGGGACAGCACTACCTGGTGGACGGAGGCGGCCAGGCCCATGGCCATTTCGATCCCGGAGAACGCCTGGTCGCGCCCGCACTGGGCCGTTTCGGCGTCAGGGAACTTGCCGCTGTCATCCTTACCCACGATCACCCCGATCACCGCAACGGCCTGCTGCATATTGCCAGGCATTTTCGGATCAAGGAGTTCTGGTGCGGCAGTTCCGCATCGGCCCTGTGGCCGCCGTTGCGCCGGCAACTGGCGGCCAGGAACATCCCCGTGCGCACCTTTGCCCCGGGGTGGACTCCCGTCGCGGCGGCCAGAAAGACGACCATAGCGGTGTTCGCTCCGCCCGACGACGATCTTGGCGAGAATGACCGGTCCCTGGTTTTTTATGCCCGCGAAAATCGCAATGGCGTACTGCTGACCGGCGACCTGGAGCAGGCCGGCGTTGCCCACCTGCTGAATGCCACGCCAAAATTGCCGGTGACCCTGCTGAAATTGCCTCACCACGGCAGCCGCAACGGCTCCGTCGACCAATTGCTTACACATTTCACCCCGTGCTGCGTGTTTGCCAGCCTCGGCGCCAACAATGTTTTCGGCTTCCCTCACCAGGAAACGCTCCAGAGCGTAAAACGCGCCGGGCTGTCCCTGTGGCGCACCGACCTGCACGGCACTCTGATATTCGACCTTGAAAACCGCTCCTGGCGTGTAAGATCCTGGCAAGACGGGCTTTTTCGTTGA
- the mrdA gene encoding penicillin-binding protein 2 translates to MNHDFQTDWQPAPHLRKRYVHASIAAAIVFLLLLLRLWQLQVISDEHYRNLSEKNRTRYIPIAAQRGRVFDRDGQLLADNRPAFDVAVLRQEVDDPGMLLDRLSGFLSVDREELHKRWEAGKRLPRYRPIPLAWDVDRDTLEKIMENAVNLPGVLMETRPVRSFPLGPLAPHFLGYLGEITEKELGAPEFEGYHAGDVIGKAGLEKNLEPILAGTDGERRVEVDVKGKSMRILKTLDPQPGSEVVLTLQASLQQVAEQAFGEQAGAAVVLDVHTGEILAIASQPAFDPAQFARGLTAKEWRELQNNPLNPLQNRAISGQYPPGSIFKIVTALAALKAGGASADTRVFCKGSSKVGNHTFRCWKRSGHGTTDLHKALKESCDVWFYEVSQKVGIDRIAAMARDLGLGRTYGLPFEMEKAGLIPDKAWKMKRFGTSWYRGETLNAAIGQGYILTTPLQLAVMTAAVANGGTLYRPHIVKSTQDPAKRIVRHTQPEILHRVFLPPAHLAAVRQGLEAVVNEPGGTAWSSRLEALPFAGKTGTAQVVKLRDGVRDENLIPYRFRDHALFSAYAPADKPRIAVAVVVEHGSHGSSAAAPIARAIIAHYFGLDKTPVPPQSQPRQASATPASPDPAPPVPSAPLSTPAEPPVNTQPTTPDLLPTPPSVPEQPEPSIPEANG, encoded by the coding sequence TTGAACCATGATTTTCAAACCGACTGGCAGCCGGCGCCGCATCTGCGCAAACGCTATGTGCATGCCTCGATTGCCGCGGCAATCGTTTTTCTGCTGCTGCTGCTGCGTCTCTGGCAGCTGCAGGTGATCAGCGACGAGCACTATCGCAACCTCTCTGAAAAGAACCGCACCCGCTATATCCCCATAGCCGCCCAGCGAGGCCGCGTTTTCGACCGGGACGGCCAGTTGCTGGCGGACAATCGTCCGGCCTTTGACGTCGCGGTTCTGCGACAGGAAGTGGATGATCCCGGGATGCTGCTCGACCGGCTGTCCGGATTTCTGTCAGTGGACCGCGAGGAACTGCACAAGCGCTGGGAGGCTGGCAAACGCCTGCCCCGCTACCGCCCCATCCCCCTGGCGTGGGACGTGGATCGCGACACCCTTGAAAAAATCATGGAAAATGCCGTCAACCTGCCCGGCGTGCTGATGGAAACCCGCCCCGTAAGATCCTTTCCGTTGGGGCCTCTGGCCCCTCATTTTCTCGGTTACCTGGGAGAAATCACCGAGAAGGAGCTTGGCGCCCCGGAATTCGAAGGCTATCACGCAGGGGACGTGATCGGCAAAGCGGGCCTTGAAAAAAACCTGGAGCCGATTCTTGCGGGAACCGACGGCGAACGCCGGGTTGAGGTTGACGTAAAGGGCAAAAGCATGCGCATCCTCAAAACCCTCGATCCGCAACCGGGCAGTGAAGTGGTGCTGACCCTGCAGGCATCACTGCAGCAGGTCGCCGAACAGGCCTTTGGCGAGCAGGCCGGCGCAGCCGTAGTCCTCGATGTACATACCGGCGAAATTCTCGCCATTGCCAGCCAGCCGGCCTTCGATCCGGCTCAGTTCGCCCGTGGACTGACCGCCAAAGAGTGGCGGGAGTTGCAGAACAACCCATTGAACCCGCTACAGAATCGCGCCATCAGTGGTCAATATCCGCCGGGCTCGATCTTCAAGATCGTTACCGCGCTGGCAGCTCTCAAGGCTGGTGGCGCCAGCGCAGACACCAGGGTATTCTGCAAGGGATCAAGCAAGGTAGGCAATCATACCTTTCGCTGCTGGAAACGCAGCGGCCATGGAACCACCGACCTCCACAAAGCTCTCAAGGAAAGCTGCGACGTCTGGTTCTACGAGGTCTCCCAGAAGGTCGGCATCGACCGTATCGCCGCCATGGCCCGCGACCTGGGCCTGGGCCGAACCTACGGACTGCCCTTCGAAATGGAGAAAGCCGGTCTGATTCCGGATAAAGCCTGGAAGATGAAGCGCTTCGGCACCAGCTGGTATCGCGGGGAAACCCTCAACGCCGCCATCGGCCAGGGTTATATCCTCACCACGCCCCTGCAGCTGGCGGTCATGACCGCGGCCGTGGCCAACGGCGGCACGCTCTACCGCCCCCATATCGTCAAAAGCACTCAGGATCCGGCAAAGCGGATCGTCCGCCACACGCAACCGGAAATACTGCACCGCGTGTTTCTCCCTCCCGCCCACCTGGCCGCGGTACGCCAGGGTCTGGAAGCGGTGGTCAACGAGCCGGGCGGAACCGCCTGGTCGAGCCGCCTGGAAGCGTTGCCGTTCGCCGGCAAAACCGGCACCGCCCAGGTGGTCAAACTGCGTGACGGCGTCAGGGATGAAAATCTCATCCCCTACCGTTTTCGCGATCACGCCCTGTTTTCAGCCTATGCCCCGGCCGACAAGCCCCGGATCGCCGTCGCGGTCGTTGTAGAGCACGGCAGTCACGGCAGCAGTGCCGCGGCCCCGATCGCCAGAGCCATTATCGCCCATTACTTCGGGCTGGACAAAACCCCAGTGCCCCCCCAAAGCCAGCCGCGGCAGGCCAGTGCGACACCCGCTTCGCCAGATCCGGCACCGCCAGTGCCTTCAGCGCCGCTATCAACCCCGGCAGAGCCGCCTGTAAACACACAACCGACGACGCCGGACCTCTTGCCGACACCGCCATCCGTTCCGGAGCAACCGGAACCTTCAATACCTGAAGCCAACGGATAA
- the mreD gene encoding rod shape-determining protein MreD: MKTLLAYLALGLLLAVAETLLPSALATKPHLLLLLVMMLGVQQKIAVGGPAAWLLGCLQDSLSGTCLGLHGLVYLILYLSLRSVAGLLNRESPVLMLFLVISGTLLQALIMIFTLGFLAEHGTYWRQILAGLPAQVLVNLLAALFFLQASFLLHRARRRRPL, translated from the coding sequence CGCTTGGACTGCTGCTGGCAGTCGCCGAAACCCTGTTACCCTCCGCTCTGGCGACCAAACCCCATCTGCTGTTGCTGCTGGTCATGATGCTGGGGGTGCAGCAAAAAATCGCCGTGGGCGGCCCCGCGGCCTGGCTGCTGGGCTGCCTGCAGGACAGTCTTTCCGGAACCTGCCTGGGGCTGCACGGGCTTGTCTACCTGATTTTGTACCTGTCGCTCCGAAGCGTTGCCGGGTTGCTGAACCGGGAAAGCCCGGTATTGATGCTGTTTCTGGTCATCAGCGGCACCCTGCTGCAAGCTCTGATCATGATTTTCACTCTGGGTTTTCTGGCCGAACATGGTACCTACTGGCGGCAGATTCTGGCCGGGCTGCCGGCGCAGGTGTTGGTCAACCTGCTGGCCGCACTGTTCTTTCTGCAGGCTTCGTTTCTGCTGCATCGAGCCCGTCGTCGCCGTCCGCTATAA